In Centropristis striata isolate RG_2023a ecotype Rhode Island chromosome 15, C.striata_1.0, whole genome shotgun sequence, a genomic segment contains:
- the apbb3 gene encoding amyloid-beta A4 precursor protein-binding family B member 3, translating to MLEGGAMMGKDYMLAILIVNYDDNIWTDQNLLLDPDLPTGWRTIKDSTGTYYWHVPTGATQWQHPRLSSTPQLLDTQQEEPAQPSSNGETEGTPEGRASWHEDYLTNHDPNAKCFAVRSLGWLEVEEEDLSPGRSSLAVSNVIQQLSHCSSPEQRDRQGAWGEGREMVLVLKKDTLTLLDPLDHTPLHCQPIINIRVWGVGCNNGRDFAFVAGDKDSCVLKCHVFRCDAPAKAIATALHEMCSKMMSEKMLMRPSRSLTMDSISPEDLPRQVEFLEAVRQQVQKFEVQYIGNLPVSRAMGMEVLNRAIESIMNSTDRDEWEPTVIHVTDNILSLWRGEEGEEPLWECQVRFLTFLGVGHDSHTFAVIVDGGTQRFECHVFWCEPDAGILSEAVQAACMVQYQKCLVAQTPPPRSKSWRVAPTKVKRANSMDAFPPITSRLHGSSSGTVMSPRIGKGAASGNVKKGMLAFFETFRKQAATS from the exons ATGTTGGAGGGCGGAGCCATGATGGGCAAAGATTACATGTTGGCCATCCTCATAGTCAACTATGacg acaacATCTGGACGGACCAGAACCTGCTCCTGGACCCGGACCTCCCCACCGGCTGGAGAACCATCAAGGACTCCACAGGAACGTATTACTGGCACGTTCCCACCGGCGCCACCCAGTGGCAGCACCCCCGCCTCAGCAGCACGCCACAGCTGCTCGACACGCAG CAGGAGGAACCTGCACAGCCGAGCTCCAACGGAGAGACAGAAGGAACACCTGAGggcag GGCTTCGTGGCACGAAGATTATCTCACAAACCACGACCCGAACGCCaag tgtttCGCGGTGCGGTCCCTGGGCTggctggaggtggaggaggaggacctgTCTCCCGGTCGCAGCAGTCTCGCTGTCAGCAACGTCATCCAGCAGCTGTCTCACTGCAGCAGCCCcgagcagagagacaggcagggggCCTGGGGCGAG ggtcGGGAGATGGTTCTGGTTCTGAAGAAAGACACTCTGACCCTGTTGGACCCGTTAGACCACACCCCCCTGCACTGTCAGCCAATCATCAACATCCGTGTCTGGGGGGTGGGCTGCAACAACGGCAG GGACTTTGCGTTTGTCGCGGGCGATAAGGACAGCTGCGTGCTGAAGTGTCACGTGTTTCGCTGCGACGCTCCGGCCAAAGCCATCGCCACGGCGCTGCACGAGATGTGCTCCAAG ATGATGTCAGAGAAGATGTTAATGAGGCCGTCTCGCTCTCTGACGATGGACAGCATCTCACCTGAAGACCTGCCCAGACAAG tGGAGTTTCTGGAGGCGGTGCGGCAGCAGGTCCAAAAGTTTGAGGTCCAGTACATCGGAAACCTGCCGGTGTCCCGAGCCATGG GTATGGAGGTGCTGAACAGAGCGATAGAGAGCATCATGAACTCGACGGACAGAGACGAGTGGGAGCCGACGGTGATCCACGTCACGGATAACATCCTGTCGCTGTGGCGAGGAGAG GAAGGGGAGGAGCCTCTCTGGGAGTGTCAGGTGCGTTTCCTCACCTTTCTGGGCGTCGGCCATGACAGCCACACCTTCGCCGTGATCGTAGACGGCGGCACGCAGCGATTCGAGTGTCACGTGTTCTGGTGTGAACCAGACGCAGGGATCCTGTCTGAGGCCGTCCAGGCGGCATGCATG GTCCAGTATCAGAAGTGTCTGGTGGCTCAGACTCCTCCTCCGAGGTCCAAGTCGTGGCGTGTGGCGCCGACGAAGGTCAAGCGAGCGAACTCGATGGACGCCTTCCCTCCCATCACCTCCCGTCTCcacggcagcagcagcggcaCCGTGATGTCGCCGAGGATCGGGAAGGGCGCCGCCAGCGGCAACGTGAAGAAGGGGATGTTGGCGTTCTTCGAAACCTTCCGGAAACAGGCCGCCACCTCATAA
- the sra1 gene encoding steroid receptor RNA activator 1: MEDMYIKPGNQERGWNDPPQFSYCLQKAHGPQRNLLNKRAAPPAASGVGAPPMTPPSSNPLAPPPIGVAPPPLTPVRPPPGCVATPPPPLGPMKSQREAGSSQSESEPEVEAVVSVLKGALTACRQTVKDQVCNDVEKRLRLLEDSWRSGRLSLPVKRRMDTLSLELQSGHWDSADDIHRSLMVDHVTEVSQWMVGVKRLIAETRKLSPELLEPFLKPATPVQDPVEPVQDSSEPVNDPAEPVQDSSEPVQDPVEPVNEPGEPVQDC; encoded by the exons ATGGAGGACATGTACATTAAACCAG GTAACCAGGAGCGGGGCTGGAACGACCCCCCCCAGTTCTCATACTGCCTTCAGAAGGCCCACGGACCTCAGAGGAACCTCCTGAACAAGAGAGCAGCGCCACCTGCAGCTTCAG GTGTTGGAGCCCCGCCCATGACGCCTCCCTCCTCCAATCCTCTGGCTCCACCTCCAATCGGTGTTGCCCCGCCCCCTCTAACCCCAG TTCGACCTCCTCCTGGCTGTGTGGCCacgccccctcctcctctgggACCAATGAAAAGTCAGAGAGAGGCaggcagcagccaatcagagagcgaGCCTGAGGTAGAGGCCGTGGTGTCGGTGTTGAAAGGAGCGCTCACCGCCTGCAGACAGACTGTTAAA GATCAGGTGTGTAACGATGTGGAGAAGAGGCTCCGCCTcctggaggacagctggaggtCAGGTCGACTCAGCCTACCTGTCAAGAGACGCATGGACACCCTGTCTCTGG agctgcagtcGGGTCACTGGGACTCAGCTGATGACATCCATCGATCTCTGATGGTTGATCATGTGACTGAAGTCAGTCAATGGATGGTCGGGGTCAAGCGGCTCATCGCTGAGACCCGAAAACTGAGTCCTGAACTCTTAGAACCATTTCTGAAACCTGCAACACCAGTCCAAGACCCTGTAGAACCAGTCCAAGACTCTTCAGAACCAGTCAACGACCCTGCCGAACCAGTCCAAGACTCTTCAGAACCAGTCCAAGACCCTGTAGAACCAGTCAACGAACCTGGAGAACCAGTACAGGACTGTTAA